The nucleotide sequence CCGCACTCGACGAGCTGGGATACGAGACCCCCAGCCCGATCCAGGCCGCCGCCATCGGCCCGCTGATCGCCGGCCGCGACCTGCTCGGTCAGGCCGCCACCGGCACCGGCAAGACCGCGGCGTTCGCGCTCCCGATGCTGCAGCGCCTGGCCGACGGCCGGGCGTCCCGGGACCGCGGTGCCAAGCCGTTCGGCCTGGTTCTCGCCCCGACCCGCGAACTCGCGATGCAGGTCGGCGAGGCGATCGCGAAGTACGGCTCGGTGCTGGGCGCGACCGTCGCCACCGTGTACGGCGGCGCCCCGATCGGACCGCAGCTGGGCAGGCTGCGGCGCGGCGTCGACGTCGTCGTCGCCACCCCGGGCCGGGCGATCGACCTGATCAACCGCGGTGCGCTGTCGCTGGACGCGATCGAGGTCGCCGTCCTGGACGAGGCCGACGAGATGCTCGACATGGGCTTCGTCGAGGACATCGAGACGATCCTCGGCGCGACCCCCCGTGACCGGCAGACCGTGCTGTTCTCGGCGACGATGCCCGGCCGGATCCAGAGCCTGGCGCGGACCCACCTGAGCGACCCGGCCGACATCCGGATCAAGAAGGAGGCCACCCCAGAGGGGGAGGCCCCGAAGGTCCGGCAGACCGCGTACCACGTTCCGCGCAGCCACGTCACGATCGCGCTGGGCCGGGTGCTCGAGATGGAGCAGCCGACCGCGGCCATCGTCTTCTGCCGCACCCGTGCCGACGTCGACGCCGTCACCGAGACACTGACCTCGCGCGGTCTGCGCGCCGAGGCGCTGCACGGCGGCATGGACCAGGAGCACCGCACCCGGGTGGTCGAGCGGCTGCGTGCCGGTCGCACCGAGCTGCTGGTGGCCACCGACGTCGCGGCCCGCGGTCTGGACATCGACTCGCTGACCCACGTCGTCAACCACGACGTGCCGTCGTCGCCGGAGTCCTACGTGCACCGGATCGGCCGGGTCGGCCGCGCCGGGCGCGAGGGCGTCGCGATCACCCTGGTCACCCCGGGCTCGGTCCGGCACCTGCGCAACATCGAGCGGCTGATCGGCGCCTCGGTGCCGTCCG is from Pseudonocardia autotrophica and encodes:
- a CDS encoding DEAD/DEAH box helicase, with the protein product MDTTPEADATPTFAELGLASQLVSALDELGYETPSPIQAAAIGPLIAGRDLLGQAATGTGKTAAFALPMLQRLADGRASRDRGAKPFGLVLAPTRELAMQVGEAIAKYGSVLGATVATVYGGAPIGPQLGRLRRGVDVVVATPGRAIDLINRGALSLDAIEVAVLDEADEMLDMGFVEDIETILGATPRDRQTVLFSATMPGRIQSLARTHLSDPADIRIKKEATPEGEAPKVRQTAYHVPRSHVTIALGRVLEMEQPTAAIVFCRTRADVDAVTETLTSRGLRAEALHGGMDQEHRTRVVERLRAGRTELLVATDVAARGLDIDSLTHVVNHDVPSSPESYVHRIGRVGRAGREGVAITLVTPGSVRHLRNIERLIGASVPSAPVPTPHDLRTVRLARTALALREQVGQDSDAKPSDGVDELVLDLARDHDLASVAAAAIRLARAGTSVPDDEIEIPEVRSRGGRDRGPDTRGPRRDRDGRPGGGARGQGARPPKAGTTRLFVSAGRASGVRPQDIVGALANESRLSGRDIGAIQIHERHALVEVPEHAAEDVLRSLRGATTLKGRKANVRRDRDGAGA